The following proteins are encoded in a genomic region of Aquifex aeolicus VF5:
- a CDS encoding ABC transporter ATP-binding protein, producing MAEILRAENIKKVIRGYEILKGISLSVKKGEFVSIIGASGSGKSTLLYILGLLDAPTEGKVFLEGKEVDYTNEKELSLLRNRKLGFVFQFHYLIPELTALENVIVPMLKMGKPKKEAKERGEYLLSELGLGDKLSRKPYELSGGEQQRVAIARALANEPILLFADEPTGNLDSANTKRVMDIFLKINEGGTSIVMVTHERELAELTHRTLEMKDGKVVGEITRV from the coding sequence GTGGCTGAGATACTGAGGGCTGAAAACATCAAAAAAGTTATAAGGGGATACGAGATATTGAAGGGTATAAGCCTGAGCGTAAAGAAGGGGGAATTTGTGAGCATAATAGGGGCTTCTGGCTCGGGAAAAAGCACATTACTTTACATTTTAGGGCTCCTTGACGCTCCAACAGAAGGAAAGGTTTTCCTTGAAGGAAAAGAGGTGGATTATACAAACGAAAAGGAATTATCACTTTTAAGAAACAGGAAACTCGGTTTTGTTTTCCAGTTTCACTACCTGATACCCGAACTCACCGCCTTAGAAAACGTTATAGTTCCCATGCTAAAAATGGGCAAACCTAAGAAAGAGGCAAAGGAGAGGGGGGAGTATTTACTTTCCGAACTGGGACTCGGAGACAAATTGAGCCGAAAGCCCTACGAACTCTCCGGGGGAGAGCAACAGAGGGTAGCGATAGCGCGAGCTCTGGCAAACGAGCCAATCCTTCTCTTTGCGGACGAGCCTACGGGAAATCTAGACTCGGCGAACACAAAAAGGGTAATGGACATATTCCTCAAGATAAACGAGGGCGGAACGAGCATAGTTATGGTAACCCATGAAAGGGAACTGGCAGAACTCACCCACAGAACGCTGGAAATGAAGGACGGCAAAGTCGTTGGGGAAATTACTCGGGTCTAA
- a CDS encoding ABC transporter permease, whose product MRAVLFLSFKFFVERKRQSFIATLGVMIGTTAYIVMSSMVNGFQKYFLEEALNINGHVKIFVEAREKGESFLKKFFPDKNFKILGEKPEETKDKIANYREILRKYSQDKNVIGITVHLIGNGVLTYGVKEKPATFVGIIPKLEDKTLNVSKYLQEGRLNELERNKDYVILGIKLAQELGIRETGKKVLLYAPSGEVYRLKVIDFLNTGITEIDKSRIYLHIKKLQDILERQGEVNEVVLKLKDPDLAPFYAEKLSRETGYKAESWQESFKNFLSIFKIQKIITRSVVFSILLVSGFGIFNIIMMTVMEKRREIAILKAMGYEKRDLILIFTLQGLIIGLLGGILGNILAYGMLEWLETLRIEVEGIIRAKGFILDRSLWYHFFGFVFALLTSYLASFYPAYRASKFHPVEVFRSGG is encoded by the coding sequence ATGAGGGCTGTTCTCTTTCTGTCCTTTAAGTTCTTCGTGGAGAGGAAAAGACAGAGCTTTATAGCTACTCTGGGGGTGATGATAGGAACGACTGCTTACATCGTTATGAGTTCAATGGTAAACGGCTTTCAGAAGTACTTCTTAGAAGAAGCCCTTAACATAAACGGACACGTAAAGATATTCGTGGAAGCAAGGGAAAAGGGAGAAAGTTTTTTAAAAAAGTTCTTTCCCGATAAAAACTTCAAGATTCTGGGAGAAAAACCGGAAGAGACAAAGGACAAAATAGCGAACTACCGTGAAATCCTGAGGAAATATTCACAGGATAAAAACGTCATAGGGATAACCGTTCACCTCATCGGAAACGGAGTCCTCACTTACGGGGTAAAGGAAAAACCCGCTACCTTTGTGGGCATAATCCCAAAGCTTGAGGACAAAACTTTAAACGTTTCAAAGTATTTACAAGAGGGAAGACTTAACGAACTTGAAAGAAACAAGGACTACGTAATTCTCGGTATAAAGCTCGCTCAGGAACTGGGAATAAGGGAAACGGGAAAAAAGGTTCTCCTTTACGCTCCGAGCGGTGAGGTCTACAGACTCAAAGTAATAGACTTTCTAAACACCGGGATAACCGAGATAGATAAGTCCAGAATCTACCTTCACATAAAGAAGCTCCAAGACATTCTTGAAAGACAAGGGGAAGTAAATGAAGTAGTTTTAAAGCTAAAGGATCCAGACCTTGCACCTTTTTACGCGGAAAAGCTCTCAAGAGAAACGGGCTACAAGGCGGAAAGCTGGCAGGAGTCTTTTAAAAACTTCCTCTCTATATTCAAAATTCAAAAGATAATCACGCGTTCCGTAGTCTTTTCCATACTTTTGGTTTCGGGTTTTGGGATATTCAACATAATAATGATGACAGTGATGGAAAAGCGAAGGGAAATAGCGATTCTAAAGGCTATGGGCTACGAAAAGAGGGATTTAATCCTCATCTTTACCCTTCAGGGACTCATCATAGGACTCTTGGGCGGTATCCTCGGAAACATCCTTGCCTACGGAATGCTTGAGTGGCTCGAAACCCTAAGGATAGAAGTTGAGGGAATTATCAGAGCGAAGGGTTTTATCCTTGACAGGAGTTTGTGGTATCACTTCTTCGGTTTTGTGTTTGCGCTCCTCACCTCTTACCTTGCCTCCTTTTATCCCGCATACAGGGCTTCAAAGTTCCATCCCGTGGAGGTCTTCAGAAGCGGTGGCTGA
- a CDS encoding phosphate-starvation-inducible PsiE family protein: MNKLTLLLKFLIQAFMWFAIASEFVSLLYEIFHSLKENYFLGLETHKILVKVLNVIIIYELFTTLLIALEERRIKLILIIDTAMIFFIRELLIVLFTYKKLELSEGIASALILGTLGILRFLYLKYKIDVE; this comes from the coding sequence ATGAACAAACTCACTCTCTTGCTTAAGTTTTTGATACAAGCCTTCATGTGGTTTGCCATAGCTTCGGAATTCGTCTCCTTACTTTACGAGATATTTCACTCCTTAAAAGAGAATTACTTTTTAGGTTTAGAGACTCACAAGATACTAGTTAAAGTTCTGAATGTCATCATTATATACGAGCTCTTCACTACTCTTTTGATAGCACTTGAGGAAAGGAGGATAAAACTTATCCTGATAATAGACACCGCGATGATATTCTTCATAAGGGAACTTCTCATCGTTCTCTTTACCTACAAAAAGCTTGAACTTAGTGAGGGTATCGCTTCAGCTTTAATTCTCGGGACACTTGGTATCTTGAGGTTTCTCTACTTGAAGTACAAGATAGATGTAGAGTAA
- a CDS encoding efflux RND transporter periplasmic adaptor subunit — MKKFFPLLLLLLLTFVPALYLLNKKEYEIYTVKKEKVEKTVYATGYVKALNEVEVKAKVAGYVSEVYKDVGQKVKKGEPLARIQNKPLEEKVKILEIQLQNLKEKIREDSPFIRAYELKIKALREEVKELEEKLKRRKRLYEKELISKEEYESLKRKYRAKLESLKALESEFKESVEEVRRKIREVKANLEKAKEELGEYTVRSPIDGVILKKNVEVGEYVNTFMETKPLFVVGNTEKLKTYLEVDEEYSSLVKKGQEVYVSVESLKDKLFKGKIVKVHKKVDEKKKVFLVEAEVDYSEKVLPGTTVEGYIVVYRGEALLIPEKAILEGNRVKILKNGKIIDKTIKLGETYGDKVEVLEGLKEGDRIVIEK, encoded by the coding sequence ATGAAAAAGTTCTTTCCCCTCCTTCTCCTTCTGCTCCTGACTTTCGTTCCCGCTTTATACCTCCTCAATAAAAAAGAGTACGAAATTTATACCGTAAAGAAGGAAAAAGTTGAAAAAACCGTTTACGCTACCGGGTATGTAAAGGCTTTAAACGAAGTTGAGGTAAAGGCCAAGGTTGCCGGGTATGTATCGGAAGTTTACAAGGATGTGGGTCAAAAAGTCAAAAAGGGAGAACCCCTCGCACGCATACAGAATAAACCCCTTGAAGAAAAAGTGAAAATTTTAGAAATTCAGCTTCAAAATTTAAAAGAAAAAATAAGGGAAGATTCACCCTTCATACGGGCTTACGAACTGAAAATAAAAGCCCTCCGCGAGGAGGTAAAGGAACTAGAAGAGAAACTCAAAAGGAGAAAGAGACTATATGAAAAGGAACTAATTTCCAAGGAAGAGTACGAAAGCCTGAAGAGGAAGTACAGAGCAAAACTGGAAAGCTTAAAAGCCCTTGAGAGTGAATTCAAGGAGAGCGTTGAAGAAGTGAGGAGAAAGATAAGGGAAGTAAAGGCGAATTTAGAAAAGGCTAAAGAGGAACTCGGAGAGTACACAGTCAGGAGTCCCATAGACGGAGTTATTTTGAAGAAGAACGTGGAAGTCGGAGAGTACGTAAACACATTCATGGAGACAAAACCACTTTTTGTGGTGGGAAATACAGAAAAACTAAAAACTTACTTAGAAGTTGACGAAGAGTACTCCTCACTTGTAAAAAAGGGACAGGAAGTTTACGTAAGCGTTGAGTCTTTAAAGGACAAACTCTTTAAAGGGAAAATCGTAAAAGTTCACAAAAAGGTGGACGAAAAGAAGAAGGTTTTTTTAGTTGAAGCGGAGGTGGATTATTCAGAGAAAGTTCTTCCGGGAACTACCGTTGAGGGATACATCGTGGTTTACAGGGGAGAAGCACTTTTGATACCCGAAAAAGCTATTTTAGAAGGAAACAGAGTGAAGATTTTGAAGAACGGGAAAATCATCGATAAGACTATAAAACTCGGTGAAACTTACGGGGACAAAGTGGAAGTCCTTGAAGGTTTGAAAGAAGGCGACAGGATAGTGATTGAGAAATGA
- a CDS encoding YifB family Mg chelatase-like AAA ATPase, giving the protein MFSKVLSGGLWGVEAFPVEVQVDISQGLPSFNVVGLPDSSVKEARERVRSAVKNSGFSFPLKRITVNLSPSDRKKQGTFYDLPIALGILQSSGEIPEHDFVVLGELSLDGSLNKLSGLLAVLISLKEKGFKKFIIPKQNAGEASLIKGVEVYTFENLKEVVEFLRGNLKREPISHRKHQVIEIFEGDLKDVKGQELAKRALEICAAGFHHLLFVGSAGAGKSMLATRIKSIAPPMEEEEILEVSKIYSVAGMLEESLITERPFQAPHHTSSEVSLIGGGNPPKPGLISLAHRGYLFLDEMAEFPRRFIESLRQPMENGKVQVSRAGSNVVFPAEFTLLGAMNPCPCGNYKNPFKVCTCSEREIKNYNKKISEPIKDRIDLKVWVYPLKEEELVNLPEGESSEKVRERVIRAFRIQKERGKFNSRLSNEEVKKYCLDMLSREAKELLKEAVKNLNLSARSYFKLLKVARTIADLEESERIEDYHISECLQFRD; this is encoded by the coding sequence ATGTTTTCTAAAGTCCTGAGCGGAGGGCTGTGGGGAGTAGAAGCCTTTCCGGTAGAAGTTCAGGTAGATATCTCTCAGGGGCTTCCTTCCTTCAACGTAGTGGGGCTTCCAGACAGTTCCGTAAAAGAGGCAAGGGAGAGGGTAAGGAGTGCTGTAAAGAACTCCGGATTTTCCTTTCCCTTGAAACGGATAACCGTGAACCTCTCCCCTTCCGACAGGAAGAAACAGGGGACCTTTTACGACCTTCCCATAGCCCTCGGTATTTTGCAGTCTTCCGGAGAAATTCCGGAACACGATTTCGTAGTTCTGGGGGAACTTTCCCTGGACGGGAGCTTAAATAAACTCAGCGGATTACTTGCGGTCCTGATTTCTTTAAAGGAGAAAGGCTTTAAGAAGTTCATAATCCCGAAACAGAACGCAGGAGAGGCTTCTCTTATAAAAGGTGTAGAGGTTTACACCTTTGAAAACTTGAAAGAAGTAGTTGAGTTTTTAAGGGGAAATCTGAAAAGAGAACCTATTTCCCACAGGAAACATCAAGTGATAGAAATTTTTGAAGGAGACTTAAAAGATGTAAAGGGACAGGAACTCGCAAAAAGAGCCCTTGAGATATGTGCTGCGGGCTTTCATCACCTTCTCTTTGTAGGAAGTGCGGGAGCGGGAAAGTCCATGCTTGCCACAAGGATTAAGAGCATAGCCCCGCCGATGGAAGAGGAAGAAATTCTTGAAGTATCAAAAATCTACAGCGTTGCGGGGATGCTTGAAGAGAGCCTGATAACCGAAAGGCCCTTTCAAGCTCCTCACCACACGAGCTCAGAAGTCTCCCTGATAGGTGGAGGAAATCCTCCGAAACCCGGACTCATATCCTTGGCCCACAGGGGTTACTTATTTCTGGATGAAATGGCTGAATTTCCGAGGCGATTTATAGAGTCCTTAAGGCAGCCTATGGAAAACGGTAAGGTTCAGGTGAGCAGGGCCGGAAGTAACGTAGTTTTTCCTGCGGAGTTTACCCTGCTTGGGGCCATGAACCCCTGCCCCTGCGGAAATTACAAAAACCCTTTTAAGGTTTGCACGTGTTCGGAAAGGGAAATAAAAAATTACAACAAAAAGATATCAGAACCAATAAAAGACAGAATAGACCTCAAAGTTTGGGTGTACCCCCTGAAGGAGGAGGAACTCGTAAACCTCCCTGAAGGGGAAAGTTCCGAGAAAGTAAGGGAAAGGGTGATAAGGGCCTTCCGGATACAAAAGGAGAGGGGAAAGTTTAACTCGAGACTCTCCAACGAAGAGGTAAAGAAGTACTGTCTGGACATGCTGTCAAGGGAAGCAAAAGAACTCTTAAAAGAAGCCGTTAAAAACTTAAACCTCTCGGCACGTTCCTACTTTAAACTCCTTAAAGTGGCAAGGACTATTGCGGACCTGGAGGAAAGTGAAAGGATAGAGGATTATCACATTTCCGAGTGTTTGCAGTTTAGGGATTAA
- the serS gene encoding serine--tRNA ligase translates to MIDINLIREKPDYVKERLATRDKELVSLVDKVLELDKRRREIIKRLEALRSERNKLSKEIGKLKREGKDTTEIQNRVKELKEEIDRLEEELRKVEEELKNTLLWIPNLPHPSVPVGEDEKDNVEVRRWGEPRKFDFEPKPHWEIGERLGILDFKRGAKLSGSRFTVIAGWGARLERALINFMLDLHTKKGYKEICPPHLVKPEILIGTGQLPKFEEDLYKCERDNLYLIPTAEVPLTNLYREEILKEENLPIYLTAYTPCYRREAGAYGKDIRGIIRQHQFDKVELVKIVHPDTSYDELEKLVKDAEEVLQLLGLPYRVVELCTGDLGFSAAKTYDIEVWFPSQNKYREISSCSNCEDFQARRMNTRFKDSKTGKNRFVHTLNGSGLAVGRTLAAILENYQQEDGSVVVPEVLRDYVGTDVIRPE, encoded by the coding sequence ATGATAGATATAAACCTCATTAGGGAAAAACCCGATTACGTGAAGGAAAGACTCGCAACGAGGGATAAAGAACTCGTTTCCTTAGTTGACAAAGTTCTTGAACTTGACAAAAGGAGAAGGGAAATAATAAAAAGACTTGAAGCCTTAAGGAGTGAGAGGAATAAACTGAGCAAGGAAATAGGAAAACTAAAGAGGGAAGGCAAGGACACCACGGAAATACAAAACAGAGTAAAGGAATTGAAAGAGGAAATAGACAGACTTGAGGAAGAGTTAAGGAAAGTGGAAGAGGAGTTAAAGAACACGCTCCTCTGGATACCTAACCTCCCCCACCCGAGTGTTCCAGTGGGAGAGGACGAAAAGGACAACGTGGAAGTAAGGAGATGGGGAGAGCCGAGGAAGTTTGATTTTGAACCAAAACCTCACTGGGAAATAGGGGAAAGATTGGGAATTCTCGACTTCAAGAGGGGTGCAAAGCTCTCTGGAAGCAGGTTTACCGTAATAGCCGGCTGGGGTGCGAGATTAGAAAGGGCGCTTATAAACTTTATGCTGGACCTCCACACCAAAAAGGGCTACAAGGAAATATGTCCTCCCCATTTGGTAAAGCCGGAAATCTTAATAGGAACTGGACAGCTACCGAAGTTTGAAGAGGACCTCTACAAGTGTGAAAGGGATAACCTCTACCTGATACCCACCGCGGAAGTTCCCCTGACAAACCTCTACAGAGAAGAGATACTCAAGGAAGAGAACCTTCCCATATATCTCACTGCGTACACGCCCTGTTACAGAAGGGAAGCGGGAGCATACGGAAAAGACATAAGGGGGATAATAAGACAGCACCAGTTTGACAAAGTAGAACTTGTGAAGATAGTCCACCCGGACACTTCTTACGATGAGCTTGAGAAACTTGTAAAAGACGCTGAAGAAGTTCTCCAGCTTCTCGGACTTCCATACAGGGTGGTGGAACTCTGCACGGGTGACCTCGGTTTTTCCGCCGCAAAGACCTACGACATAGAAGTGTGGTTTCCCTCTCAAAACAAGTACAGGGAAATCTCCTCCTGCTCCAACTGCGAGGACTTTCAAGCGAGGAGGATGAACACGCGCTTTAAGGACTCAAAAACTGGTAAAAATAGGTTCGTACACACTCTGAACGGCTCCGGACTTGCGGTGGGAAGGACTCTGGCGGCTATATTGGAAAACTACCAACAGGAAGACGGTAGCGTAGTAGTTCCGGAAGTTCTCAGAGATTACGTGGGAACGGACGTGATTAGACCCGAGTAA